The following is a genomic window from Rubrobacter aplysinae.
CGTAGGTCTTGGCGGGCGAGATCCCCCGCCCCTGACCGGTTAGCCGGTACGGCAACACGAACGCGTCCACCCCCGAGAGCGCACGCGGCAACTCCGAATGCGGCACCGACCCCCGGTAGTCCACGCCGGGCTCAGAGAGTAGCCAGCGGGCGGAGCGCTCGATCTCGCCCACGAGCCGCACCGTGAAACCGGCCCGGGCGACCCTCTGTAGCACACCCAGGTCTAGCCGCTCCCCGACGTGGCCGAAGAAGCACACCGTCCGTATCTGCCGGGCGGGCCCCGCCTCCCCGGCGAGCGCGTTGAACCTCCCGAAGTCCACGCCCGGCCCGCAGAGGAACGCATCCGGGCGCACCGGGCGCACCTTCTCCAGGAGAAACCCCGAGGTGCAGCCCACGGCGTCGGCCCGCCGGAGCAGCTCCCTCTCGGTCTCCGCGATGTCGGGAGGGACGCCGGGGAAGTTCTCATAATCGTCGGAGCAGTCGTAGAGCAGGCGGCCCGGCGAGAGCTCGCGGACGAGATCCAACGTCGTGCGGGTCGGCGGATAGGCTATTATGGCCGGATGATCCCCCGCCATCCGGAGAAGATCCCGGCCCACCCGGGGCACGAGAACCCGCCGGTTCAGCCAACGAAAAGCCCCCGCCGTCGGCGGCAGGACTAGCGGCGGGTAGATCGAGAGCCTACCGGATGCTCCGAGGTTGGCAGTCCCCGCGCCGGAGCGCGCTATCCGGGACATCCGGGACAGGACCTTGCGCGCAAGCCCCGGCCCCGGACGGGGGTTCGAAAGCCCGGTCGTCTCGACGAAGACTACCGGGTGCCCGCGGGCCGCGAGCCGGGCGGCGATCTCCTGGTGCCGCTGCCACAGAAAGTCCCACCGGATGCCAGCCAGGAGGACGACCGGCTCCCTCTCGGGGGGCGGCTCCAAGAGGCTACACCCGGGCCGCGGACCTCTCGGCCGCCTCCGGGTGGACCGGGTAGCCGTAGCGCCGGAGCATGGGGTAGGTCAGCGCGGTGACCAGCCCGCGGTCGCGGGGGTCCATCTCCCCTATCCACTCGGTATCCGGCTTGAGGGCGACGCTCCCGGTCTGGAAGCGGTTGGGGTTGCCGGAGACGGTGTGGCTGACCCCGAGCTTGACCTCGTTATCGCCGGCGAGCGGCGGCTCGGCGTCCTCGTCCATCAGGCCTAAGATGCGCCCGAAGCTCTCGCGCGGGTCGGCTATGAAGTCCTCGTAGCGCAGGCGCAGGTACCGCGACGGGTCGCCGCCCCACAGCGCCTCGGCGGCCCCGTTCCAGGAGTCCCACATCCAGGAGTTCTTGAACGGGGAGAACTGAACCATGAACTCCCGGTCCGGGCTGTCGGGCTGGGGCTTCTTCTTCGCCCAGGAGTAGGCGGTCGCGCGCGGATCGCGCACGAGGTGCAGGACTCGCAGGTCTATGCCGGGCGCCATGCCGAGGGCCCGGCCGTAGGCCGGCTCCTTGGAGGAGTCCACGATCACGCGGCTCCCGGTCTCGTCCCGCAGCGCCCTGTACAACGCGCCGGTATTGTTGAGCAGAGGCCGCATCCGGTCTGCGAGCCTGCGGCGTCCGGGCTCGGCGAGCATCAGCGGCAGGTGCCGGGTGCGGGCCCCGGCGGAGAGCTCCCGCATCATCTCCTGCGGGTCCACGTTTTCGGAGCCCCCGAAAGCGCGTTCGAGCACCCGTCCCCACACCTCGCACTCCCGGAAAGGCGCGCCACAGCCGCAGAGCCGGTTCTCCACGAGGTTATTCCGCCACATGTAGCAGATCTCACCCGCCGAGAAGAAACCGTCAACCTCACCCAGAGAGTTAGCCAGGATGGTGGACCCGCTCCGGCCCATCCCAACGATATACAGAACCTTCACCCGCTCGCCCAAAGTCTAGTTAGTCCCTCCCGTATCTCCGCCGCCTCTGTTGCGCCTTCTCAGGGAACGCCGGATGACCTGCCAGTACGTGTTCAGGAACTCGCGGTCGGTCTCCGAAAGCCCGAACAGCCACAGGAGACCCAGGTAGAACACCTCGAAGACGGCTCCCGTTACTAGGATAGTAAGGCCCAGCCCCACGATACCGCCCGGCACCACGCCGAGGCTCGAGAAGCCGATCTTGGCCCCGTAGGCGATTGCGGCGGCGATCAGGGCCGCCGCAGTGGGCTTGAAATACTCGGGTGTAAACGGCCAAAACCCGAACCTGCGGCGGACCATAGTGAGCGAGATCGTGTTCTCTGTCATGAGCGCAGCTGAGACCCCGATAGCGGCACCAAGGAGTCCGAAAGACGGGGCTAGGGCTATCGTGGCGACTAGGCCGGTTATGGCGCCCGTGAAACTCGCCAGCATGACCACGTTCTGGTTGTCAGTCATCGCGAGCATCCGCGGCGAGGGCCCAACAAAGGTGGAGAATAGCTGCGCCCCGGAGAGGATAACGAGTGCGGGCCAGCCCGAGGTGAAACCGCCTCCGCCGAAGGCTTGTAGGGCCTCTACGGCGAGCAGGATCACGGGTACGAAAAGCGCGAGCGCCCCGGTAAAGGTCCAGCGCGTTACATCCTTGTATAAACGCCGCAGATCATCAATTTGGCCCTGAGAGTAAAGATTCGAGATGATTGGGGAGAAGATACCGTTGAAGGCGTAGCGCACTAGGGTTCCGAGTGTAGCTGTGCGGAACGCAGCCTGGTAAATGCCGACCGTTCCAGCCGAGGCGAACTGCGCGAGCACGAGCACACCGGTCCAGTTGTTGGTGTACTGGGTAATGCGCTGGATGCTCATCGGCACCGAGACGAGAAATAGCTCCTTCGTCTCATACTTCGGCTTTACGCTGCGGTCGAAGAGCGGCGGATACAGCTTTCGCAGGAAGTACGCCGCCAGCACCACACCAGCCATCATGGAGAGCGCGAAGCCGACGTATATACCAGTGATCGCCCACGTCGGCGGTCCACCGTCCTGGCTGTTGCCTTGAGAAAAGAGGAGAGTCGCCACGAAGACCCCGGCCACCAAAACGAAGTACGCTAGTGGACGCAGGATCTGCTGCACGTAGGTGGCATAGGTAACAGTTTGAAAACCCTGGGTAGCCCACACCAAAATGCTCATCAAAGCGAAGAACGGGAGCGCAAAGACGACGAGCCGCATCAGTGGCGCGGCCTGCGGCAACTTCAATAGCTCCGACAGGGAGCCGGCCCCGATAAATAACGCCACCGCCAACACTAGGCTTATGCAGAGCGTGATCGCGACCGACTGGATGATCGCGCCCCGCACCCGCTCGTTATCCCCCTGCGCTCGGTAGTGAGAGACGTAGCGCACCACGCCATTGTCGAAGCCGAACTGCGAGAGGATGTTTACAAAATTCGCCACCGCCATTGTTAGCGTATAGCGTCCAAAGAATGCCGCGCCTAGTGTCCGCGCTACGGCGGACTGGGTAAGAAACCCGAGCACGCGTCCCGTGCCCTGGCCGATGGTGCTTATGCCGCCACCACGGGCGACCCGGCCTACGTAGGAGTCCTCGCCCTTGCCGTACTCCGTCTGCACAGAGGGAGCGCCCGAGAGGCCGTCACCGGAGCTTTCACCTTTGGAGTCGTGATCCCCGGGCTCCCGATCTGGCTCGACCGGACGATCACTCTTGTACTCCCCCTCCGAAGCGCTCATGTCTCGTCCGATTCTCTGCGGGTGTGTGGTATGGCCTGAATCACAGCGGCCAATGATATTCCCTAATCGACCGGCGTTCAATCTCCTCTGAGAGCATCCTGCGGGCGGCTACAACGCGGCTCACGCCCGGGCCCGCTCGGTGGCCTCCTCGCGCAGTGGCGGGGGCTCGCCGCCGGCGTCGGCCACTATGAAATCCTCGTACATGCGTTGCACGACATCGGGATTCTCTCCGGCGATGTTGTTTTTCATCTCCGGGTCCTGGCGCAGATCGTAGAGCTTGGGGGCGGACAGGTCGTTTACGCAGAACATGGCGTAGTCCTCGTCGCGGCACCAGGAGTACTCGTCATAGCCGAGGGTGAAGTGCGGCCGCTCCTCTTCCGGAGGCCCGCCTTCGAGCACCGGTGTGAGATCCTGGCCGTCCATCTGCTCTTTCTGGGGGACGCCGAGCGTGGCGAGCACGGTCGGGGCGATGTCGTGGGTGGAGGCGTAGAAGTCGCTGGTCTCTCCCGCCCCCTTCCCTTCCGGATGGCGCACGTAGTAGATGATGTCCGTCATCTCCGGCCACAGCACGTTGAAGGGCTTTCCGGTATAGCCGTGCTCGCCGAGCGCCACGCCGTGGTCGGAGAACACCAGGAGCAGGGTATCCTCCATCAGGCCGAGATCCTCCATCTTGTTCACGAAGTCCCCGAACCATTTGTCGGCCATAGTGACCTCGGCGGAGTAGAGGGTCTTCATGCGCTCTAGCTGCGCGCCGGTGAGGTAGTCGCTGGTGTCGTAGTTCGGGACTGTCGGCTCCCGGCCCGCGTAGCCGCTGGCGTAGAGGTCCACGTAGCTCTGGGGCGGGTCCCAGGGCTCGTGCGGGTCGAAGGAGTCCACCACCAGGAAAAACGGCTCCCCGTCTCCTTCCGCGACGGTGTCTAGGTAGTCCATGGCGCGGGCGAATACCTTGGGGGAGAAGTAGTCCTCCTCGCCGTCCCGGCTCGCGACGTTGGCGAGGTACTGGCGGGCCTTCTCCACGAGCAGCTCGTAGTTGCCCGGGACGGTGTAGCTCTCGACCTTCCTCTCCGGCACCGAGAGCCCGGAGCGGTACTTGTCCATCTCCTGGCCCCGGATAAAGTCGAAGACGTCGAAGCCGCGCTGGAAGTTGTAGGAGGGCTTGTAGTAGTGATAGTTGTCCGTTATAAGGGCGGTCCGATAGCCGTTATCCGAGAGCGTCTCGGCGACGGAGACCTGATCCTCTGGCATCGGCTGCCAGCCGGCGGAGAAGTTCACCTCCTCCGGGGTCGGCATCCAGCCCCTGAAAGGCCAGGTCCTCTTCCCGGTAAACACGGCCCGCCGGGCGCAGATGGTGGGGATGGACTCGGGATAGGCCCGGGTAAAGCGCATCGAGTCCCCCGCCAGCGCGTCCAGGTTCGGGGTCTTTATCCAGTCG
Proteins encoded in this region:
- a CDS encoding glycosyltransferase; translated protein: MEPPPEREPVVLLAGIRWDFLWQRHQEIAARLAARGHPVVFVETTGLSNPRPGPGLARKVLSRMSRIARSGAGTANLGASGRLSIYPPLVLPPTAGAFRWLNRRVLVPRVGRDLLRMAGDHPAIIAYPPTRTTLDLVRELSPGRLLYDCSDDYENFPGVPPDIAETERELLRRADAVGCTSGFLLEKVRPVRPDAFLCGPGVDFGRFNALAGEAGPARQIRTVCFFGHVGERLDLGVLQRVARAGFTVRLVGEIERSARWLLSEPGVDYRGSVPHSELPRALSGVDAFVLPYRLTGQGRGISPAKTYECLATGRPVVASSLPALAGLGDHVYLANGPEEVVQRLLGLPGSETRERISARVDLARRNDWERRVDGIERALRVAR
- a CDS encoding sulfotransferase; translation: MKVLYIVGMGRSGSTILANSLGEVDGFFSAGEICYMWRNNLVENRLCGCGAPFRECEVWGRVLERAFGGSENVDPQEMMRELSAGARTRHLPLMLAEPGRRRLADRMRPLLNNTGALYRALRDETGSRVIVDSSKEPAYGRALGMAPGIDLRVLHLVRDPRATAYSWAKKKPQPDSPDREFMVQFSPFKNSWMWDSWNGAAEALWGGDPSRYLRLRYEDFIADPRESFGRILGLMDEDAEPPLAGDNEVKLGVSHTVSGNPNRFQTGSVALKPDTEWIGEMDPRDRGLVTALTYPMLRRYGYPVHPEAAERSAARV
- a CDS encoding flippase; protein product: MSASEGEYKSDRPVEPDREPGDHDSKGESSGDGLSGAPSVQTEYGKGEDSYVGRVARGGGISTIGQGTGRVLGFLTQSAVARTLGAAFFGRYTLTMAVANFVNILSQFGFDNGVVRYVSHYRAQGDNERVRGAIIQSVAITLCISLVLAVALFIGAGSLSELLKLPQAAPLMRLVVFALPFFALMSILVWATQGFQTVTYATYVQQILRPLAYFVLVAGVFVATLLFSQGNSQDGGPPTWAITGIYVGFALSMMAGVVLAAYFLRKLYPPLFDRSVKPKYETKELFLVSVPMSIQRITQYTNNWTGVLVLAQFASAGTVGIYQAAFRTATLGTLVRYAFNGIFSPIISNLYSQGQIDDLRRLYKDVTRWTFTGALALFVPVILLAVEALQAFGGGGFTSGWPALVILSGAQLFSTFVGPSPRMLAMTDNQNVVMLASFTGAITGLVATIALAPSFGLLGAAIGVSAALMTENTISLTMVRRRFGFWPFTPEYFKPTAAALIAAAIAYGAKIGFSSLGVVPGGIVGLGLTILVTGAVFEVFYLGLLWLFGLSETDREFLNTYWQVIRRSLRRRNRGGGDTGGTN
- a CDS encoding sulfatase codes for the protein MNVVVVCLDSLRKDHVGVYGNDWIKTPNLDALAGDSMRFTRAYPESIPTICARRAVFTGKRTWPFRGWMPTPEEVNFSAGWQPMPEDQVSVAETLSDNGYRTALITDNYHYYKPSYNFQRGFDVFDFIRGQEMDKYRSGLSVPERKVESYTVPGNYELLVEKARQYLANVASRDGEEDYFSPKVFARAMDYLDTVAEGDGEPFFLVVDSFDPHEPWDPPQSYVDLYASGYAGREPTVPNYDTSDYLTGAQLERMKTLYSAEVTMADKWFGDFVNKMEDLGLMEDTLLLVFSDHGVALGEHGYTGKPFNVLWPEMTDIIYYVRHPEGKGAGETSDFYASTHDIAPTVLATLGVPQKEQMDGQDLTPVLEGGPPEEERPHFTLGYDEYSWCRDEDYAMFCVNDLSAPKLYDLRQDPEMKNNIAGENPDVVQRMYEDFIVADAGGEPPPLREEATERARA